The Lycium barbarum isolate Lr01 chromosome 11, ASM1917538v2, whole genome shotgun sequence genome contains the following window.
AAATCCAAAGAAGTGCTAATGCTATCCATCCAAAAAAACGATGAATCCTCTCGAAGAAATTGTGATGGAGATGGCGAACGAGAGGAAATGCAGTAAATGAGGACAAGGAGAGAAGTGAAAGAATTGCGAAAGCAACACAAATGATTTCAGGGGAAGTGTTTTCTCTATCTTTCAGTGTCAGGATTAAGGCGTAAACGAGCCATGCAATTGAAGAAATTGCACAGCCGCTGTGGATCCCACCGAGTGATTGAAGTAAAGACGTAACAATTGTTTTGATTCGTATAGGTATCCAAGACCATCCTAAGCAATTTACCGCAAGCCAAAATAACACTCTCAAAAATGCTTCGCTTCGACAGAGTGTCAAAGCGAAAATGTTGCCAATTGAAAACAAAATAGCTTTTTTTCTTGCATACGGAAAATTTCCCGTACTAGCAAGAATTAAGAAAGTGATATTTAGAATTaaagatagcacaaataatcgCTTGTATACCGTAAACAAGCCTTGATCAAGAAGGATGATCGATAATCTTGACTTAGAAGACTTTTGATTTTCGCGTTTACTCAATGATTTCGGAGGAAGAAATGGCAATGGTGATGACCCCACTTGAGGAATTTGCAAAGGTGACCCCTCTTTTTCATAATAGCCTTTTTCAATGTCAGCCAAAGTaacatcatcttcatcttcatctatGTCTAAATCGCAAAAGTGGCTACTAGTGCGACTCATTGATCTTTGCATGAATGATGAAGATGGAACAATTTTTGTGCTAAAAGTTTCCCATGGAAGCCAAGTTCTTTTGCTACTATGGGAATTAGCTTCAATATTTTGTGGTTTAGGGACGGAAAATGGATCGTTACGAGGCTTTATTTCGAAAGCTACACCTCTACAACTTGAAAATCTCTCGAACTTGTCTCCTGTTTTCATATTTTTCACTCAAAAAAAGGAAGTTAATTGTATGAAGAAAAATATAAGTTATGGATGAAGAACTCAGGTAGGACATACTAAGGAAATTAAGATGATGTATTTATAGTCCAATTTATGGCTCGATTAGACATCCAAAATTCCTTTTTTGTTGTTGCAAGTTGTGCTTAGAATAGGTGCCAATATTTTTAGTCCGTAGTCCGTACATATCTTTAACATAAATTTAGTTTGTGACTTTTTTTAGTTTATATTAAAAAGTTGTCAGCATTATATATAACAAGATCCTCTTTTAAGGAGTTGCTCCCAATggttcttttctttcctttgctTTTTTGGGTGCATCCAAGTGATCGGCTACTTGAAAAAAACTATGTAGCAGTAAATACACTTTAATTTATATACGCCGGCAACATAAGGAATTTTTTATACCATCAAGTTATATTATTTTTATCTGTTGTAACAAATATCTCTTATTTTCAAAATTAATGTAGTCACACTTTAAGAAGATTTATCTGTAAATATCATTTGATTACCTGATAATGTAAAAGAAAATCTACATATATAAGGCTTCATGCATATGCGGCCCCctaaacttgttttttttttttttttcacattttggcacctcaacgaAGTGTTATTCCTATTGAATCCCTGAACTTGACCTCCAGTGTATCTATtaaacacaatccgacttacataacatatatgatgagtttcattttttttttagtcttgcGTGTGAATGTCAATCGCATCCTATGTGAAAAATTCAACCAATCAAAATATTCTACCCATTTTAATTATACGCATCAGATATTAAGTTAATCTAATATAAACACAATGACCATCTTCTTTTTGTCATGCTTTGATAATAATGAAACAGTCACCAACAACTATTCAATTGTAGACTAAAATCTCTTGGGCATTCTACTTCACCTAGTTCAGCCCCTTACTTCCATTCCTACATTATCAATTATACACATCAAATATTAAGTGGTTTTTAGTTTTCAATTTTTGTTTCcaattttattttcttatttttcagtttttgaTTTTCCAATTTTAGTTTTCAGTTTTTATTTTCCAGTTTTGATTTCTTATTTTGAATTTTAGTTTTCAGTTTTTAGTTTCAGTTAGTTTCCAATTTTGATTTCTTATGTTCTAGTTTTGTTATTTGATTGGTTTAACCGGTGGTTCTTCACTTGTATAACACAGTAGCACACTTCTTCCTATCTGATGTGTACACTTAAATGGGTGGAGTGTTCTAATTGGTTGAATTTTCCACGTAAGAGGCGATTGACATTCACACGCAaggcaaaaaaaatgaaattcacCATATATGctatgtaagtcggattgtgtttgatagacacacttcaggccaagttcaggggttcaataggaacaacacttagttgatgTGCCAAAATAGAAAAAAAGAGCAAGTTTAGGAG
Protein-coding sequences here:
- the LOC132620220 gene encoding adenylate-forming reductase 06235; this encodes MKTGDKFERFSSCRGVAFEIKPRNDPFSVPKPQNIEANSHSSKRTWLPWETFSTKIVPSSSFMQRSMSRTSSHFCDLDIDEDEDDVTLADIEKGYYEKEGSPLQIPQVGSSPLPFLPPKSLSKRENQKSSKSRLSIILLDQGLFTVYKRLFVLSLILNITFLILASTGNFPYARKKAILFSIGNIFALTLCRSEAFLRVLFWLAVNCLGWSWIPIRIKTIVTSLLQSLGGIHSGCAISSIAWLVYALILTLKDRENTSPEIICVAFAILSLLSLSALLWIFITLTISYDHETKSYNTKIGPKLIKQQEFWFTLAITVLIIIPWITVRRVPVEITSPSGHASIIKFEGGIKAGILGRISPSPFSEWHAFGIISDGKKEHMMLAGAVGDFTKSLLVNPPSHLWVRQVHFAGLPYLVNMYNRVLVVATGSGICVFLSFLLQPCSEIKEMISGHPKEKVIIHDTALLGRPNVAEMSVEAARKWGAEVVIVTSNPEGSRDVVNACKKSGIPAFGPIWDS